CTTGATTCAGGCGGGGTCCGGTGGGATTGGGACAGTTGCGATTCAACTGGCCAAGTCATTGGGAGCCTTTGTGGCAACGACCACCAGCGCAAAGAATACGGGTTTGGTCAGGCAGTTGGGGGCCGATCAGGTCATCGACTATCATCAAACGGCATTTGAAGATGTCTTGTTTGATTACGATGGCGTGTTTGATACACTGGGTGGTTCACAATTAGCTAACGCGTTTCAAGTCGTGAAACCCCGCGGCAAAGTAGTTTCAATTTCGGGTCTGCCAAATCGGGCATTCGCCCAGCAGGCTGGCCTGCCAATGTGGAAACAACTGGCGTTTTCCCTGGCTACAGCAAAAATGAGGCGACTGCAGCGCCAATTTCAGGTTGGCTATGAGTTTTTATTCATGAAACCTAGTGGGACCCAATTGTCCAAGATAACCAAAATGGTCGAACATGGGACCCTTCAGCCGGTCATTGATCGGGTGGTGCCGTTTTCCGATATCCAATCTGCTATGGATTACTCCGCAGCCGGCCGGTCCGTTGGAAAGATTGTTATTAAAATGGCTTAACGGGTAGAGTTCAAACAAAAAGACAGCGATGAGATTGTGCTCATGGCTGTCCTTTTAAATTACAATCGTTTTCGATTATCCTATTGATATCTCATGCCACCATCCACTAGAATTGATTGGCCGGTGATATAAGCGGCATCAGGGGATGCAAACCACGAAACGACTTTGGCAACGTCTTCTGGTGTCGCTTCTCTGCCCAGTGAGATTTCACTGAGGCAGTTTTTTTGTTGTTCAGCGACAGAGATTCCTTTGATTTCAGCGGTCCGTTTGTCGATGCCGTCTCTTAGAGGTGTTCTGACAATTCCTGGATCGTAAGCGTTAACGGTGATTTGGTCCTTTGCCAATTCCTTCGAAGCTGCTTGAGTAATTCCCCGAACGCCAAACTTTGAAATCGAATAAGCGCTTTGCAGAGCAGATGCCTCAACACCGGCCAGGGAGGCCGCGTTAACGATTCGACCACCGTGACCCTGTTTTTTGAATTGTTCGGCCGCCGCCTGGGTTCCCCAATAAGTTCCTAATAAATTGACATCCAATAATCGCCGGATGTCTTTTTCCGCGGAATCAACAATTTCGTTGATGAAAGCCACCCCGGCATTATTGACGTACACGGCAAGCTCACCAAGATCGGCAACCGCTTTTTGCACTAATTCAAAGACCCGTTCGCGGTCAGCCACGTCGATATGATACGATTTGGCAGTGTAGCCGTCGTTAGTCAAGTCTGCGGTTACCTTATCAGCTGTTTCCCCATTGATATCTGCGACTGCAATCGCGAACCCATCTTTTGCCAGTCGATGAGCGATGCCTTCTCCGATTCCTTGTCCTGCGCCAGTTACAATTGCTAATTTTGCCATGATTGCCACCCCAAATTTATAATTTTTTATTCATTAAATGAAAAAACGCTTCTGCAGCCAATGCTGCAGAAGCGAATAACACTTTACCATTCTGATTTATTTGACGATTACTCGTCAAACCTTGATAACCATCGAAAGTCGATGGTGTGTCTGCTAACGGGGACTCATCCGTCTGCTGCTCGTTATTGACTCACAACAACCAATCATCGGCCATCTTCATTTAAGTTGAATATTGGCTTCCATCAGCGCCAACTCTCTGATAGACAACTTCAAACTACTCACCGATTCATTTTGTTTAACAAATTATCATTTAATTAAAATTGAATATAGCGCTGTTTTTTTTATTTGTCAAACCATTTTGATTAATCTGCCGAATGCGGATTGTCTTTTTGACTGACCGGATAGCTCATCACATCGGCATCGAGAATATCGTATTTCTCCATCAAATTGTGTTCAACTTTTTCACCAATTGCATAGGCTGTTTTTAAATCGGTGTCATCATCCAGATAGATGCCGATTTTCATGACAATTTGATCTCCGAGCCACCGTGGCTCAATCCCTTCAATTCCGAGGACCCCAGGGATGGCACTAATGGTCTCACTATAACGTTGAATATCTTTTGGATCAAAACCTTCACTCAATCTCATAATGGTTGTTCTAAAAATACTAATTGATGAGTGGAGAATCAGGCAGCCGACAATCAAAGTTGCCACTCCATCCAGCCATTGGGCCCCCAGGTAGGCACCGCCAATGGAAAGAAATGTTCCAAAGCTGGTCCAGGCATCACTTTTAAGGTCTTGTCCGGAGGCGGTGAGAGCTTGATTTTTCAGCTGAATACCCTTGGTTTTATTGAACCGGGCCAAGATGCCAATGATCATGGCTGCAATGATGCTGACGCCCAGCGACCAGTCATTCGGTCGAATGGTGTGACCAGCCAGGAATCGCTGGACAGCAAAAACGCCGTCAACAAAAATTTGGATACTGACTGCAAACATGATTGTCGCAGATAAAAGTGCGGCAATATTTTCATACTGCCAGTGGCCCATCACGTGATTGGAGTCCGGTGGGCGCTTGGACATTTTCAGGCCAATGATTAAAATAGCTGCACCACAAACACCGGTGAGGTTATTCAGCCCATCGGCAATCAAAACGGTAATTTGTGCCAAATACCCAATGATCAGTTCGGCAACCATGATGGCCGAGTAGGCACTCAGGTTGACCCAGGTGATCTGCGAGGCTTCCTGAAGCTTGCTAAGTCGGTGCTGACGGTCGATTTGAATGTTTCGGCCGGCGTCATATTGATTTGTGTTTGCCATTTTATCACTTCCCAAATCGAAAACCTAAAGCAGCCGTCACTATAGATTGATGTCGATTCAGACGAAACCATCTTTCTTAAAAAAGCTACTACACCCCATTATATCGACTTTGTAGTGAGATGGTAGTTTGATGCTTTGAAATGTGACAAATCATTTAAAGTTTGCGTTTAGTTTCCGTTTTTCGCAACAAACCGTTTAATAATGCGCGTTTTTATGCTATTATTAACCAGTTAATTCAAATAAAGGGAGTTCATTATGACAATTTACTCTGGAAAAACCATCCAAGACGCCGTAGAACAGGGTTTAACCGCACTATCACTCACTTCGGACCAAGTTGAAGTTACCGTTATTCAACAACCTAAGAATGGATTTTTAGGTTTCGGTCGCAAACTTGCACAGGTTGAACTTGTCAGTAAAACTAACACTAAACAACAGACAAACCTTAATAAATCAACTAATCAGCCGGTTTCAGAATCAAAACAGCATGAGGAAGAAACTGAAAACGCCGTTGACATTGAAGAAGTTTCCCAAAAACTTGCCAACTATTTGAACGATGTTTTAGAAGCAATGGGCTTCTCGTTCAAATTGAAGCTCGATTTAAAGAATCGGCATTCAATCTATATTGACATTGATACTGACCAGGAGAGCCGCTTAATCGGCCGTCATGGCCGCACGATTAATGCGCTCCAAAACTTGTCACAGATTTTTATTAATCGACTGGGTGCCAACAACGTTACCGTTGAGTTGGATACCGCAAACTACCGTTCCAGAAGAAGCGAGTCGCTGGTTCAACTGGCCGATAAGACTGCTCGGAATGCCATTGCCAACGGCAAGCCAGTCTACTTGAACCCAATGCCGGCATTTGAACGCAAACAAATTCATAATGCTTTGGCTGACAATGATCACGTGATGACGTATTCAACCGGCAAAGAACCTCATCGTGTCATTGTCGTTGCACCAAAATAGTTCTCAAAATCAATTGACAAATGCATTGCTTTAAAATATTATGTAGGTAATCATTCTTATCTTAACTAGGTAAAGTAGTCAAAGTGCTTTATCCATGCTATCTTTTTTGGCATGGAGTGGCGCTTTTTTTGTGCTTTTAGATAAGTTTTGTGGTTAAATTAGAACACTATTCAATTATTCGTGGAGGGAAGCTTAATCATGGTTTTAACAACAACAGAATTTGATACGATTGCAGCGATTTCAACACCACCTGGTGAGGGCGGGATTTCGATTATCCGCATTAGCGGTGAAGAAGCACTTGATGTTGCAAAAAAGCTCTATCGTGGTAAAGACCTTGATAAAGTTGCCAGCAACACCATTAATTATGGCCACATCATTGATCCGGATACCAACGAAGAGGTCGATGAAGTAATGCTCTCCGTGATGAGAGCCCCTCACACTTATACTGAAGAGGATATTGTTGAAATTAACTGTCATGGTGGGATTGTTGCCACCAATCGGATTCTTCAGTTGGCACTGAGTCACGGTGCCAGAATGGCCGAGCCTGGTGAGTTTACCAAACGGGCATTTCTCAACGGCCGAATTGATTTGTCACAGTCTGAAGCCGTCATGGATCTGATTGAAGCCAAAACTGACCGTTCAATGAAAGCGGCGATTAATCAATTGGATGGTAATCTATCGCATTTGATTAAACATTTACGCCAAGATATTCTCGACGTGCTTGCCCAAGTAGAAGTCAACATCGACTATCCTGAGTACGATGATGTTGAAACCATGACTAGTAAATTGTTGCGGGAAAAGGCGACCGATGTCCATGCGCGAATTGTGCAACTGCTGAAGACTGCCAAACAAGGCAAGATCTTACGAGAAGGTTTGGCCACTTCGATTATTGGTCGGCCCAACGTCGGTAAGTCCAGTTTGTTGAACAATTTACTTCATGAAGACAAGGCAATCGTGACCGATGTGCCCGGTACTACCAGAGATGTCCTTGAAGAATATGTCAATGTCCACGGCGTGCCATTAAAATTGGTTGATACGGCCGGAATTCGCGATACGACTGACAAAGTTGAAAAAATCGGTGTTGATCGTTCCAGAAAAGCCATTAATAGTGCCGATTTGGTGCTGCTGGTGCTTAACGCCAGTGAGCCATTAACCGATGAGGACAAAAAGTTATTGAGTGCCACTCAAGACAAACAGCGGATCATCATCCTCAATAAGACTGATTTACCAACCAAAATTGATCAAGACCAAATTAAGTCTCTAGCTGACGGCCAGAACGTTATTTCGACTTCAGCGATTAAGGCAGACGGGTTGACGCAGCTGGAAGAATTGATTGCCAAGATGTTCTTTGATGAAGGAATTGAAAGCAGTCAAAACGACATTATGGTCACCAATGCCCGCCACATCGGTCTGTTAAATCAAGCCAAACAGGCTTTGGAAGACGTTGTCAAAGGATTGGATGATGGCATGCCGGTTGATTTGGTTCAAATTGACATGACTCGCTGCTGGGATTTCTTAGGTGAGATTACCGGCGACAGTTACCAAGATGAGTTAATTGATCAGTTATTCAGTCAATTCTGTTTAGGAAAATAACCTGTTTCACGTGAAACATTTGGAGGAAAAACAGTGAAAAGTTTACGAGTTAGCGATGTTAAACAAAAATATCGCGGCCAAGATTATGATGTCATTGTCGTCGGCGCCGGTCATGCAGGCTGTGAAGCGGCTTTGGCTGCCGCCAGAATGGGCAACAAGACCCTCTTGCTGACCATTAATTTGGATATGGTGGCATTTATGCCATGTAATCCATCCGTTGGTGGCCCTGCCAAAGGGACAGTTGTCCGCGAAGTTGATGCTTTAGGCGGCGAAATGGGCAAGAATATTGATAAGACATACATCCAAATGCGGATGTTGAACACCGGTAAAGGACCAGCAGTTCAAGCGTTGCGTGCACAAGCTGATAAACATGCCTATCACGCCGAGATGAAACATACGATTGAAAAAGAACCCAATTTGACTTTGCGTCAGGGAATTGTTGATTCCTTGATTGTTGAAGACGGTGTTTGTAAAGGGGTTATCACCAATACTGGCGCTGAGTGTTATGCCAAGGCAGTTGTCATCGCTGCCGGAACCGCTGCTCGTGGAAAGATTATCATTGGCGAGTTGATGTACGCTTCTGGACCTAACAACTCACAACCGGCTGAAAAACTTTCAGGCAACTTGGAAGCGCTCGGTTTTGATTTGGAGCGTTTCAAGACTGGAACCCCACCGCGAGTTGACGGGACAACGATTGACTACTCCAAGACAGAGGAACAACCTGGCGATGAGAAACCGCACCACTTTAGTTTTGAATCTTCTGATGAGAACTACCTGGCAGTCAAAGACCAGCTATCCTGCTGGTTGACCTACACGAATGAAACGACCCACAAGATTATCCGCGATAATCTTGATCGGGCACCAATGTTTACTGGTGTTATCGAGGGAGTCGGTCCCCGTTATTGCCCATCAATTGAGGATAAAGTGGTTCGTTTCGCTGACAAGAGCCGCCACCAACTATTTTTGGAGCCTGAAGGCAGAAAAACCGAGGAATGGTATGTCGATGGCCTGTCAACTTCGATGCCCGAAGAGGTCCAGCAAAAAATGATTCATTCAATCGTCGGCATGGAAAATGCCCAGATGATGCGGCCCGGCTACGCAATCGAATACGATATCGTTGCACCCTATCAACTGAAGCCGACTTTGGAAACCAAAGTTGTCAAAAACCTCTTTACAGCCGGTCAAACCAATGGAACATCAGGCTATGAAGAAGCTGCCGGTCAAGGGCTGATTGCCGGCATCAACGCTGGTCGTCGCGCACTTGGCAAAGGGCCATTTGTCTTAAAACGGAACGAAGCATACATCGGCGTCATGATTGATGATTTGGTTACCAAAGGGACCAAAGAACCATACCGTTTGTTAACCAGCCGAGCAGAATATCGTTTATTGTTGCGGACTGACAATGCCGACATGCGTCTGACAGAAAAAGGCCACGAGATTGGCTTAATTTCTGACGAGCGCTACGCTAAGTTCTTAGCTAAGAAAAAGGCCATTGAAGCTGAATTTGATCGTTTGAACACCATTCGGATTAAGCCGTCAGATGAAGTGAACCAGTTTGTTCAGGAACACGGTGACAAACCGTTGCAAGACGGGGTACTGGCATCAATCTTTCTGCGCCGACCATACGTCGATTACCAGACATTGATGCGGTTCATTCCCCAAGCAGAGACAAAGCCTGATCGTCACGTGATCGAGCAAATTGAAATTCAGACCAAATATGCCGGCTATATCAAGAAAGCCGAGCAAAGTGTTGAAAAGATGAAGCGGATGGAAGCTAAAAAGATTCCAGACCGGATTGATTACGATGCAATTGATGGCATCGCTACCGAAGCCCGTCAGAAACTGCAGAAAATTCATCCTGAGACAATTGCCCAAGCATCCCGAATTAGTGGTGTGAACCCTGCCGATATCGCGATTTTGAGCGTTTATATTCAACAGGGGAAGATTAGTAAGCTGGCTGAGTAGTTTTAAAGTCTAATGAACCGCTCTACCACTTTGGCTGCCGGTTCTTAAATATGATCATTTAGTCAACAGCACAATAAAAACGGCTGAGAGCAAATTTTGCTCCCAGCCGTTTTTATTAACTGAGTGAGCGTTGCCTATTATGAATAGTACTGAAAAGAAATAAACTCAACCCCATACATCCCATAATTGCCACTGACATTGGCAGATAGGTCCCAGTCCCCATCAATCCGACCAACGGTGACATGATCCCGCCAATTGCATTTTGCGACAAGCCCAACATTGCTGAAAGACCACCGTTGTTATGTAATGTCAGGTTCATGATAATTGAAGTGGTTAATGTAAATAACATTCCAAATTGAGTAACCGTTAAGAACACTAAGATGATCACCAGCAGGAGATTGTTCAAGAATAAGGCGCTCAATGTTAGTAAAACAGAGGTTATAAAGGTGGATGTCAAAATAACTTTGGTTTGACCAGCTTCACTAAAGTGTCCCGCCAAGGCCCCTGGAATGACTGAGCCAATGGCGATCCCGATGCCATTCAATGCGTAGAGTAGGCTGAAGTTTTGAACTGACATGTGGAAGAAGTTCTGGAATACAAATGATGAAGCAGAAATATAGCTGAATAGACCACCGGAGACCAATCCAGTTGCCAGTACCAGGCGGACAAAGCGCGAGTTTTTCAATAACTTAAACATTTGGCCAATTGATTTCCCCGGACTGCCAGAAATTCGTTTCTCTTGAGGTAAGGTTTCCTTAATTCCCAGCCAGAGTGCCAGGACTAAGACAAATCCAATGACTGCTAACAGGATGAAAATTCCCTGCCACTCGACATAGCGGATCATAAAGCCGCCAATGACTGGTGAGATGACCGGGAAGATCCCATTGACCGCTGATAGCATCGAGTAAAATTTGGTTAGCAGAGGCCCTGAGAACATATCTGAAGCGATTGCCCGGGAGAGCACCTGCCCACTTGCCCCAGCCAGACCCTGAATGAACCTTAAGCCGATCAGCAGATAAACTGAACTGCTGTAGGCGATCATCAAGGATACCAGACCAAAGATGAAAAACCCGATCATCAACGGCTTCTTGCGCCCATATTTGTCACTTAATGGTCCAGAAATCAGCTGCCCCAGGGCTAACCCGATGAGACAGGCACTTAGGCTCAGCTGAATGAGTGAAGGCTGGGCGGATAGGTCACGGGTCATTTCGGGAAGGGCCGGTAAATACAGATCGATTGACAGCGGTCCGGTTGCACTGATCGTTCCCAGAATAAAGATCAGCCAAATTTTATTTCCTAGTTTTAGGTTTGTGTTCATGTTGTTACCTCTATTTCACGGTTCTTCGTCAACTGTTGTTGGTGAACAAAATATTGGAGTTCTAATCACTTGGTGATTAGGGCTCTTTTTGTATGAACTCGAAAAGCGAACAGCACTCTTAGCCGGAATCTGAAGAAGTTTCGGTAACCAAATCCAGTGCGCTTAATGACTTTAATCTTGTTGTTTGAACCTTCTAATGGCCCGTTGGTGTAGTGGTGGGTGAAAGTGTTGCCAATTTCATCATGATGAGCCGCCAAGGTTTGGAGGGCTGCCAACATCTCTTCCGAGCACCCCTGCAGGTGGTGAAAGGCTTGATTATAGTTGGGCCAGTCGCGGTTTTTGATGGTTTCACGTAACCGATTCATCACGTCGTAAGTTTGCTTGAGCTCGGGATCAATGTCCAGTAAAGCATCAACCACATCCGTGGCAGTTGCCGGATAAGGGAAGTTTGTCCACTTACGGAAAGCCTCGTAGTTAAGGTGATTGGCCGGCGTTAATAATAGTTTCCAATAGCGTTTCAAGGCGTGATACTGGCGTGAGGAAGTGGCCAGGGTTTTCATGAGACGCACTCGCGTCTTATTAAAAGCCCGGTTTAAAGCGTTAACCAGGTGGAAGGGATCGATGACAACGATGGCGTTCGGGAAGATCTGCCCAACCAATTTGGGATAGGTATAGTTCATATCGGTAACGATAATTTTCACATTTTCTCGCGCGGCTTGGTCATAATGTTGGAAGTACTTTTGAAGCTGATAGATGGTTCTAAAGGGCAACAGGTCAATCAATTCGTGGGTTTCCGCGTCCATAAATTCAAAGCTCATCGCGTCGGTGGCGCTCTTAGTACTTTTAACTTCGTCCATGAGGAGAACTTTGGGTAAGTAGTGCCAGTTGGTTTGAAAGTCGTGTTCAGCGCGCAAGAGCTGCCGACCAACGAATGAATCCGAAGTGGACAATTCATTGGCAATGTGTTTGAGGCTCACTGGTTCCGTTAACTTCTCTAAACATTGTTTCCGGGTTGTATTTGAAATCGTGCAGTGCTTCGGCACTGCACTCGTCTGCGCCAGGAAGTTGGTATGACAAGCCTTACAGTGAAAGTTTCGCCGATTGAGGCATAGGATAACCGTGCTGCCCAATGTTTTAGCGAATCTAATGGTGGTCTTCCGCCAACCATAGCCAATGATCTGGTGATCATTAATAACCCCACAATTGCGGCAGGCCTTGGGAGAATAGTTCAGTGATCCATTTAATCTGATTACCCCATCATCACCTATTTTGCCATTCTCAATTTTTAAGTGTTCATCATCTATTCCTAACAACATTTTCGTAGTATCATTTGACATAGGGCATTTCCTTCTTTCTCTAAAATCTTCGTGGTTGTTGGTTTTGATGAACGGACAGGAAATGTCCGCTTTTTTTATTCTAATGAAAAACAAAAAATCTGTCATCAGTAATAGATAAAAATCTATTACCAACAACAGATATTGTAGAGCCTATTTCACAAGCGGAGTCATACAAATTATGATACAGTTTGATTGCAATATGAGCAATAAATTAGGGTTCTGTTAATTAAGCGCGAAAAAGTTGTTCTGGCGGGTAAATGTGATAAAATTAATATCGATTGTGTAAGCTAATCGTTATGGATAGTATGCATAGCTAATTGTGTTGTTCACAAAGGAGCTTAAGATGAAAGTATTTAAAGAAATTATGAGCTGGGTAATCCCCATCTTGGTTGGGCTGCTGGTTGCCCTATTGATTCGCCAGTTTGTCTTCACGTTCGCCCGGGTGGATGGTCCTTCGATGGAACCCAATCTCGTTAATAAAGAGCGCTTGATTGTTTGGCGGCATGCCAAGATTAAGCATCTGAGCGTCATCGTTTTTGATGCCCATGGTGAAGATCCAACGGCTACCAAGCCTAAAACCGACTATGTTAAGCGGGTGATCGGCCTACCTGGCGATACCGTCTCCAGTAAGAACGGCAATATCTACGTGAATGGAAAAGCTGTTCCCCAGAAGTTCATTAGCATGAGCGAACGGACGACTGGAACCGGCAATTGGAATTTGAAATCATTATCCAAGAGCTGGGACAAAAATACCAATGCCACCAAGGTTCCCAAGGGTGAGTATTTCGTCCTTGGTGACCATCGAAGCGTCTCAAATGACGGTCGTTATTGGGGCTTTGTTCCAAAGAAGAAGATTACCGGCGTAGCAAAGACCTTCTTCTGGGAAACCAACAAGACCAAACGAACTAACGTTAACAGTCTAGGCTATTAACGATAACTTAAAAATCTCACTAAAAGATTAATTACGCAATCTTTTCGTGAGATTTTTTATTCATTGTAGGAAATAATATGCGGCGTGTCGGTCACGTCCAGCTGGGTAATGCTACCGTTACGGGGCTGCTTAACAACTGTTGCATCATCAGTATATAAAGTCGCCAGGTTTCTCAGAAAAGTTCCATGTGAAACAACCAAGGCGTTCTGACCGTCTGTCAGTTCAGATTGAATATGTTCGACTGCACTGTTGATTCGACTCTCGAGGTGAGCAGAAGTCTCGGCTTTGTGAAATGGATCGGCGGCATGCATGAAATCACGCATTTTGAGGAGGCCATATTCTTCGATCAAGTCCTCTTGATTACGATGTCCCAGCGGTCCGCCAATCATGTTCCATGTTTGGATACTGTCGATTCCCTCAAATGAGCCAAAGTAAATTTCGCGAACGTCCAGGGACACTTCTCGAGAAACGCCACCCGAAGCATGATTATTTGCCAGAATAATGTCTAAAGTATGAATCGCCCGCATCATATCGGAACTGATTGCCAAATCAAAATGGACATCAGCAAGTTTTTCCCCAGTTGCCTTTGCCTGGGACTCGCCCTTTTGAGTCAATGGTGAGTCCACCCAGCCTTGCATCCGCCGAAATTGATTGAGTAACGTTTGACCATGGCGCACAAAATAAATGGTTTTCATGTTGAATCCTTTCAAATGTTTTCTGTATCCAATTATATAAGAAATCTTGATAAACAACACCCCTATCTAATCGTTTCTGGAACTTCACAATTTCGTCACACTTATTTAAGGCTGAGTTAAGTTGGCAACCATAATATAAAGACAATCAATTTTGAAAGATAAATTGGTTTACAAGTGAATTTACTCCTCCAAAGTATAAAACTTGATTATCTTACGTCTCCCCCAAGAAGTAAGATCCCCTCTAATATGAATATGATTTGTAGCAACGCCTGGGCCTTAGTACCGGGCGTTTTTTGTGGTTTGCCCACAATTGGGATTATAATAAAGATAATATTGAAACGATTGGAGTCAGTAAAATGGATCATCAATTAACCAGGTTGAGCAAGCGTCTGTCGTACGTCCTCAGACACCATCCGGACAAAATTGGCATCCAGTTGGATCGATATGGACGAGTGGACTTACAAACCCTCATCCAAAAATTTAACCAGCACTTTGGGACACCAATTAGTGAGAAAATCATTCGAGAAATTATGAAAGATAGCGACAAACAACGTTATGCGATTGAAGGTCACACGATTAGGGCGCTATACG
Above is a genomic segment from Lentilactobacillus buchneri containing:
- a CDS encoding NADP-dependent oxidoreductase — encoded protein: MMKAAQIQHFGQQQLEIADVPIPTIRDHDVLVKVAAASINPIDLKTRDGKLKMLLKYSMPLRLGSDFSGTVVQTGTLVKDFKVGDEVYGRVQKNRIGTFADYLAVDQGDIALKPANLSLVESAALPLVSLTSYQALIDLMHVKPGDKVLIQAGSGGIGTVAIQLAKSLGAFVATTTSAKNTGLVRQLGADQVIDYHQTAFEDVLFDYDGVFDTLGGSQLANAFQVVKPRGKVVSISGLPNRAFAQQAGLPMWKQLAFSLATAKMRRLQRQFQVGYEFLFMKPSGTQLSKITKMVEHGTLQPVIDRVVPFSDIQSAMDYSAAGRSVGKIVIKMA
- a CDS encoding acetoin reductase gives rise to the protein MAKLAIVTGAGQGIGEGIAHRLAKDGFAIAVADINGETADKVTADLTNDGYTAKSYHIDVADRERVFELVQKAVADLGELAVYVNNAGVAFINEIVDSAEKDIRRLLDVNLLGTYWGTQAAAEQFKKQGHGGRIVNAASLAGVEASALQSAYSISKFGVRGITQAASKELAKDQITVNAYDPGIVRTPLRDGIDKRTAEIKGISVAEQQKNCLSEISLGREATPEDVAKVVSWFASPDAAYITGQSILVDGGMRYQ
- a CDS encoding cation diffusion facilitator family transporter; its protein translation is MANTNQYDAGRNIQIDRQHRLSKLQEASQITWVNLSAYSAIMVAELIIGYLAQITVLIADGLNNLTGVCGAAILIIGLKMSKRPPDSNHVMGHWQYENIAALLSATIMFAVSIQIFVDGVFAVQRFLAGHTIRPNDWSLGVSIIAAMIIGILARFNKTKGIQLKNQALTASGQDLKSDAWTSFGTFLSIGGAYLGAQWLDGVATLIVGCLILHSSISIFRTTIMRLSEGFDPKDIQRYSETISAIPGVLGIEGIEPRWLGDQIVMKIGIYLDDDTDLKTAYAIGEKVEHNLMEKYDILDADVMSYPVSQKDNPHSAD
- the jag gene encoding RNA-binding cell elongation regulator Jag/EloR, whose amino-acid sequence is MTIYSGKTIQDAVEQGLTALSLTSDQVEVTVIQQPKNGFLGFGRKLAQVELVSKTNTKQQTNLNKSTNQPVSESKQHEEETENAVDIEEVSQKLANYLNDVLEAMGFSFKLKLDLKNRHSIYIDIDTDQESRLIGRHGRTINALQNLSQIFINRLGANNVTVELDTANYRSRRSESLVQLADKTARNAIANGKPVYLNPMPAFERKQIHNALADNDHVMTYSTGKEPHRVIVVAPK
- the mnmE gene encoding tRNA uridine-5-carboxymethylaminomethyl(34) synthesis GTPase MnmE yields the protein MVLTTTEFDTIAAISTPPGEGGISIIRISGEEALDVAKKLYRGKDLDKVASNTINYGHIIDPDTNEEVDEVMLSVMRAPHTYTEEDIVEINCHGGIVATNRILQLALSHGARMAEPGEFTKRAFLNGRIDLSQSEAVMDLIEAKTDRSMKAAINQLDGNLSHLIKHLRQDILDVLAQVEVNIDYPEYDDVETMTSKLLREKATDVHARIVQLLKTAKQGKILREGLATSIIGRPNVGKSSLLNNLLHEDKAIVTDVPGTTRDVLEEYVNVHGVPLKLVDTAGIRDTTDKVEKIGVDRSRKAINSADLVLLVLNASEPLTDEDKKLLSATQDKQRIIILNKTDLPTKIDQDQIKSLADGQNVISTSAIKADGLTQLEELIAKMFFDEGIESSQNDIMVTNARHIGLLNQAKQALEDVVKGLDDGMPVDLVQIDMTRCWDFLGEITGDSYQDELIDQLFSQFCLGK
- the mnmG gene encoding tRNA uridine-5-carboxymethylaminomethyl(34) synthesis enzyme MnmG, with the translated sequence MKSLRVSDVKQKYRGQDYDVIVVGAGHAGCEAALAAARMGNKTLLLTINLDMVAFMPCNPSVGGPAKGTVVREVDALGGEMGKNIDKTYIQMRMLNTGKGPAVQALRAQADKHAYHAEMKHTIEKEPNLTLRQGIVDSLIVEDGVCKGVITNTGAECYAKAVVIAAGTAARGKIIIGELMYASGPNNSQPAEKLSGNLEALGFDLERFKTGTPPRVDGTTIDYSKTEEQPGDEKPHHFSFESSDENYLAVKDQLSCWLTYTNETTHKIIRDNLDRAPMFTGVIEGVGPRYCPSIEDKVVRFADKSRHQLFLEPEGRKTEEWYVDGLSTSMPEEVQQKMIHSIVGMENAQMMRPGYAIEYDIVAPYQLKPTLETKVVKNLFTAGQTNGTSGYEEAAGQGLIAGINAGRRALGKGPFVLKRNEAYIGVMIDDLVTKGTKEPYRLLTSRAEYRLLLRTDNADMRLTEKGHEIGLISDERYAKFLAKKKAIEAEFDRLNTIRIKPSDEVNQFVQEHGDKPLQDGVLASIFLRRPYVDYQTLMRFIPQAETKPDRHVIEQIEIQTKYAGYIKKAEQSVEKMKRMEAKKIPDRIDYDAIDGIATEARQKLQKIHPETIAQASRISGVNPADIAILSVYIQQGKISKLAE
- a CDS encoding multidrug effflux MFS transporter, whose protein sequence is MNTNLKLGNKIWLIFILGTISATGPLSIDLYLPALPEMTRDLSAQPSLIQLSLSACLIGLALGQLISGPLSDKYGRKKPLMIGFFIFGLVSLMIAYSSSVYLLIGLRFIQGLAGASGQVLSRAIASDMFSGPLLTKFYSMLSAVNGIFPVISPVIGGFMIRYVEWQGIFILLAVIGFVLVLALWLGIKETLPQEKRISGSPGKSIGQMFKLLKNSRFVRLVLATGLVSGGLFSYISASSFVFQNFFHMSVQNFSLLYALNGIGIAIGSVIPGALAGHFSEAGQTKVILTSTFITSVLLTLSALFLNNLLLVIILVFLTVTQFGMLFTLTTSIIMNLTLHNNGGLSAMLGLSQNAIGGIMSPLVGLMGTGTYLPMSVAIMGCMGLSLFLFSTIHNRQRSLS
- a CDS encoding ISL3 family transposase; the encoded protein is MSNDTTKMLLGIDDEHLKIENGKIGDDGVIRLNGSLNYSPKACRNCGVINDHQIIGYGWRKTTIRFAKTLGSTVILCLNRRNFHCKACHTNFLAQTSAVPKHCTISNTTRKQCLEKLTEPVSLKHIANELSTSDSFVGRQLLRAEHDFQTNWHYLPKVLLMDEVKSTKSATDAMSFEFMDAETHELIDLLPFRTIYQLQKYFQHYDQAARENVKIIVTDMNYTYPKLVGQIFPNAIVVIDPFHLVNALNRAFNKTRVRLMKTLATSSRQYHALKRYWKLLLTPANHLNYEAFRKWTNFPYPATATDVVDALLDIDPELKQTYDVMNRLRETIKNRDWPNYNQAFHHLQGCSEEMLAALQTLAAHHDEIGNTFTHHYTNGPLEGSNNKIKVIKRTGFGYRNFFRFRLRVLFAFRVHTKRALITK
- the lepB gene encoding signal peptidase I; this encodes MKVFKEIMSWVIPILVGLLVALLIRQFVFTFARVDGPSMEPNLVNKERLIVWRHAKIKHLSVIVFDAHGEDPTATKPKTDYVKRVIGLPGDTVSSKNGNIYVNGKAVPQKFISMSERTTGTGNWNLKSLSKSWDKNTNATKVPKGEYFVLGDHRSVSNDGRYWGFVPKKKITGVAKTFFWETNKTKRTNVNSLGY